One Panicum virgatum strain AP13 chromosome 9K, P.virgatum_v5, whole genome shotgun sequence genomic region harbors:
- the LOC120651950 gene encoding paramyosin-like isoform X8: protein MDEAADSSALLRRVEELQLEKDEKQNALEVLIRRVEGLQYEMDEKVDLVEVLTHRVEELQRERDELRKDIEQLCMQQAGPGYVSVATRMLSQRTATLEQDVENLQKKLNGCLRENQNLQEELAEAYRVKSQLAELHGAELSKNKDLEKQVRFFQCSVAQAFSERDSSLMECEKAKEQEEAVLKKFADFEERTREYQSAIDDQKHLNDDLQRKLTELKAETESSMKVILKFYDLRCRDCECPSNITFEEKCSILLDDSADNWSFSSDGGTSTLKYIASLEEEKESLKAKMAKLQSNLRMGLEIEQHLQRNARILEKRQALYDGFLRSGLSELQKFYKYQRAEIMKTLEEESSRLIKLVAEIQDKLSEICINTEVSEHPGDVMQCCDSSCKDVHVTTDISPSTFTSPKNDSPADSNSISFDESKALAQALQEKMEALMLFSQEQERYLLEKQKDQIVIEDLQKKLSQVKDEKVKVLMELAKLKEEYLQLKGSAVKEGHGPGDSSKAITGHDQQGMLKTMLKRTSLRHWMRSSNVGHGSSDGNDHIVCKEHSVDIARLRVENATLLEGVGTVERLTSSVHRLHIVLLKANDDVKSAGSLESTFEALNSLITEANLMKTALSTVLPVSWSGDSSDAITYEALCDPSDSPKSKSEKVDPLSFAGMEMVELLIFAAEVLKESFLMKK, encoded by the exons ATGGACGAAGCTGCAGATTCCTCCGCGCTGCTTCGTCGGGTCGAGGAGCTACAGCTCG AAAAAGATGAAAAACAGAATGCTTTGGAAGTATTAATACGTCGTGTTGAAGGGCTACAATATG AAATGGATGAAAAAGTGGATCTTGTTGAAGTGTTAACTCATCGAGTTGAAGAActccagcgag AACGTGATGAGCTCAGAAAAGATATTGAGCAATTATGTATGCAACAAGCTGGGCCTGGTTATGTTTCCGTTGCAACTCGAATGCTTTCTCAGAG GACAGCCACTTTGGAACAAGATGTTGAGAACCTCCAGAAGAAGTTAAATGGTTGCTTAAGAGAGAATCAAAATTTACAAGAGGAGCTTGCTGAAGCCTATCGAGTTAAG AGCCAGCTTGCTGAGTTACATGGTGCTGAGCTATCAAAG AACAAGGATCTTGAAAAGCAAGTAAGGTTTTTCCAGTGCAGTGTTGCTCAAGCGTTTTCTGAACGGGACAGTTCATTAATGGAG TGTGAGAAAGCGAAAGAGCAGGAGGAAGCAGTTTTGAAAAAGTTTGCTGACTTTGAGGAAAG GACGAGAGAATATCAATCTGCAATTGATGATCAGAAACACTTAAATGATGACTTGCAGAGGAAATTGACAGAACTGAAGGCAGAGACAGAATCTTCAATGAAA GTTATTTTAAAATTCTATGACCTTCGTTGCAGAGACTGTGAATGTCCTTCAAACATTACTTTTGAAGAGAAGTGTTCGATCCTTCTAGATGATTCTGCTGATAATTGGAGTTTTAGCTCTGATGGTGGAACCTCAACTTTGAAGTACATT gCATCTCTAGAAGAGGAGAAAGAGTCACTTAAAGCTAAAATGGCGAAGCTTCAAAGCAATCTAAGGATG GGCCTTGAAATTGAACAGCATTTGCAAAGAAATGCAAGAATATTAGAGAAAAGACAG GCGCTGTATGATGGATTTCTGAGAAGTGGATTGTCAGAACTTCAAAAGTTCTACAAATATCAAAGGGCTGAAATCATGAAAACATTAGAAGAAGAATCCTCACGGCTGATCAAACTTGTTGCAGAAATTCAAGATAAGCTAAGTGAAATTTGCATCAACACTGAAGTTAGTGAACACCCTGGTGACGTAATGCAATGTTGTGACAGCAGTTGTAAAGATGTGCATGTTACTACAGATATCAGTCCTAGCACTTTCACAAGCCCTAAG AATGATTCTCCTGCCGATTCTAATTCCATATCATTTGATGAATCTAAAGCACTTGCACAAGCCTTACAGGAGAAG ATGGAAGCGCTTATGCTATTCTCACAGGAACAAGAAAGATACCTATTAGAAAAACAGAAAGACCAAATTGTCATTGAGGATCTTCAGAAGAAGTTATCTCAA GTTAAAGATGAAAAGGTGAAGGTCCTGATGGAATTAGCAAAACTTAAAGAAGAATATCTGCAGTTGAAGGG CTCTGCTGTGAAGGAAGGTCATGGTCCTGGTGATTCATCAAAAGCCATTACTGGGCATGACCAACAAGGGATGTTGAAAACTATGCTGAAGAGGACGTCCTTAAGACACTGGATGAGAAGCAGTAATGTTGGGCATGGGAGCTCTGATGGAAATGATCATATAGTTTGCAAAGAGCACTCAGTGGATATTGCAAG ATTAAGAGTTGAAAATGCCACACTTCTTGAAGGTGTTGGTACTGTGGAACGCCTCACTTCTTCAGTGCATAGACTGCATATTGTGCTTTTGAAG GCGAATGATGATGTCAAATCCGCTGGTTCTCTGGAGAGTACCTTTGAAGCTTTGAACAGTCTTATAACTGAAGCAAACCTTATGAAGACAGCTCTTAGCACGGTTCTTCCTGTAAGCTGGTCCGGGGATTCATCAGATGCAATTACCTATGAAGCTCTGTGTGATCCATCTGATTCACCAAAATCAAAGTCTGAGAAAGTAGACCCTCTTTCTTTCGCGGGCATGGAGATGGTGGAACTACTAATATTTGCAGCTGAGGTTCTCAAGGAGAGCTTTCTGATGAAGAAATAA
- the LOC120651950 gene encoding paramyosin-like isoform X1 has translation MDEAADSSALLRRVEELQLEKDEKQNALEVLIRRVEGLQYEMDEKVDLVEVLTHRVEELQRERDELRKDIEQLCMQQAGPGYVSVATRMLSQRTATLEQDVENLQKKLNGCLRENQNLQEELAEAYRVKSQLAELHGAELSKNKDLEKQVRFFQCSVAQAFSERDSSLMECEKAKEQEEAVLKKFADFEERTREYQSAIDDQKHLNDDLQRKLTELKAETESSMKVILKFYDLRCRDCECPSNITFEEKCSILLDDSADNWSFSSDGGTSTLKYIASLEEEKESLKAKMAKLQSNLRMGLEIEQHLQRNARILEKRQALYDGFLRSGLSELQKFYKYQRAEIMKTLEEESSRLIKLVAEIQDKLSEICINTEVSEHPGDVMQCCDSSCKDVHVTTDISPSTFTSPKLHMMQNDSPADSNSISFDESKALAQALQEKMEALMLFSQEQERYLLEKQKDQIVIEDLQKKLSQVKDEKVKVLMELAKLKEEYLQLKGLMSGRGEAHMLASEANISSAVKEGHGPGDSSKAITGHDQQGMLKTMLKRTSLRHWMRSSNVGHGSSDGNDHIVCKEHSVDIARLRVENATLLEGVGTVERLTSSVHRLHIVLLKANDDVKSAGSLESTFEALNSLITEANLMKTALSTVLPVSWSGDSSDAITYEALCDPSDSPKSKSEKVDPLSFAGMEMVELLIFAAEVLKESFLMKK, from the exons ATGGACGAAGCTGCAGATTCCTCCGCGCTGCTTCGTCGGGTCGAGGAGCTACAGCTCG AAAAAGATGAAAAACAGAATGCTTTGGAAGTATTAATACGTCGTGTTGAAGGGCTACAATATG AAATGGATGAAAAAGTGGATCTTGTTGAAGTGTTAACTCATCGAGTTGAAGAActccagcgag AACGTGATGAGCTCAGAAAAGATATTGAGCAATTATGTATGCAACAAGCTGGGCCTGGTTATGTTTCCGTTGCAACTCGAATGCTTTCTCAGAG GACAGCCACTTTGGAACAAGATGTTGAGAACCTCCAGAAGAAGTTAAATGGTTGCTTAAGAGAGAATCAAAATTTACAAGAGGAGCTTGCTGAAGCCTATCGAGTTAAG AGCCAGCTTGCTGAGTTACATGGTGCTGAGCTATCAAAG AACAAGGATCTTGAAAAGCAAGTAAGGTTTTTCCAGTGCAGTGTTGCTCAAGCGTTTTCTGAACGGGACAGTTCATTAATGGAG TGTGAGAAAGCGAAAGAGCAGGAGGAAGCAGTTTTGAAAAAGTTTGCTGACTTTGAGGAAAG GACGAGAGAATATCAATCTGCAATTGATGATCAGAAACACTTAAATGATGACTTGCAGAGGAAATTGACAGAACTGAAGGCAGAGACAGAATCTTCAATGAAA GTTATTTTAAAATTCTATGACCTTCGTTGCAGAGACTGTGAATGTCCTTCAAACATTACTTTTGAAGAGAAGTGTTCGATCCTTCTAGATGATTCTGCTGATAATTGGAGTTTTAGCTCTGATGGTGGAACCTCAACTTTGAAGTACATT gCATCTCTAGAAGAGGAGAAAGAGTCACTTAAAGCTAAAATGGCGAAGCTTCAAAGCAATCTAAGGATG GGCCTTGAAATTGAACAGCATTTGCAAAGAAATGCAAGAATATTAGAGAAAAGACAG GCGCTGTATGATGGATTTCTGAGAAGTGGATTGTCAGAACTTCAAAAGTTCTACAAATATCAAAGGGCTGAAATCATGAAAACATTAGAAGAAGAATCCTCACGGCTGATCAAACTTGTTGCAGAAATTCAAGATAAGCTAAGTGAAATTTGCATCAACACTGAAGTTAGTGAACACCCTGGTGACGTAATGCAATGTTGTGACAGCAGTTGTAAAGATGTGCATGTTACTACAGATATCAGTCCTAGCACTTTCACAAGCCCTAAG TTGCATATGATGCAGAATGATTCTCCTGCCGATTCTAATTCCATATCATTTGATGAATCTAAAGCACTTGCACAAGCCTTACAGGAGAAG ATGGAAGCGCTTATGCTATTCTCACAGGAACAAGAAAGATACCTATTAGAAAAACAGAAAGACCAAATTGTCATTGAGGATCTTCAGAAGAAGTTATCTCAA GTTAAAGATGAAAAGGTGAAGGTCCTGATGGAATTAGCAAAACTTAAAGAAGAATATCTGCAGTTGAAGGG TTTAATGTCTGGTAGAGGCGAGGCACATATGTTGGCATCAGAAGCTAACAT CAGCTCTGCTGTGAAGGAAGGTCATGGTCCTGGTGATTCATCAAAAGCCATTACTGGGCATGACCAACAAGGGATGTTGAAAACTATGCTGAAGAGGACGTCCTTAAGACACTGGATGAGAAGCAGTAATGTTGGGCATGGGAGCTCTGATGGAAATGATCATATAGTTTGCAAAGAGCACTCAGTGGATATTGCAAG ATTAAGAGTTGAAAATGCCACACTTCTTGAAGGTGTTGGTACTGTGGAACGCCTCACTTCTTCAGTGCATAGACTGCATATTGTGCTTTTGAAG GCGAATGATGATGTCAAATCCGCTGGTTCTCTGGAGAGTACCTTTGAAGCTTTGAACAGTCTTATAACTGAAGCAAACCTTATGAAGACAGCTCTTAGCACGGTTCTTCCTGTAAGCTGGTCCGGGGATTCATCAGATGCAATTACCTATGAAGCTCTGTGTGATCCATCTGATTCACCAAAATCAAAGTCTGAGAAAGTAGACCCTCTTTCTTTCGCGGGCATGGAGATGGTGGAACTACTAATATTTGCAGCTGAGGTTCTCAAGGAGAGCTTTCTGATGAAGAAATAA
- the LOC120651950 gene encoding paramyosin-like isoform X5, whose protein sequence is MDEAADSSALLRRVEELQLEKDEKQNALEVLIRRVEGLQYEMDEKVDLVEVLTHRVEELQRERDELRKDIEQLCMQQAGPGYVSVATRMLSQRTATLEQDVENLQKKLNGCLRENQNLQEELAEAYRVKSQLAELHGAELSKNKDLEKQVRFFQCSVAQAFSERDSSLMECEKAKEQEEAVLKKFADFEERTREYQSAIDDQKHLNDDLQRKLTELKAETESSMKVILKFYDLRCRDCECPSNITFEEKCSILLDDSADNWSFSSDGGTSTLKYIASLEEEKESLKAKMAKLQSNLRMGLEIEQHLQRNARILEKRQALYDGFLRSGLSELQKFYKYQRAEIMKTLEEESSRLIKLVAEIQDKLSEICINTEVSEHPGDVMQCCDSSCKDVHVTTDISPSTFTSPKLHMMQNDSPADSNSISFDESKALAQALQEKMEALMLFSQEQERYLLEKQKDQIVIEDLQKKLSQVKDEKVKVLMELAKLKEEYLQLKGSSAVKEGHGPGDSSKAITGHDQQGMLKTMLKRTSLRHWMRSSNVGHGSSDGNDHIVCKEHSVDIARLRVENATLLEGVGTVERLTSSVHRLHIVLLKANDDVKSAGSLESTFEALNSLITEANLMKTALSTVLPVSWSGDSSDAITYEALCDPSDSPKSKSEKVDPLSFAGMEMVELLIFAAEVLKESFLMKK, encoded by the exons ATGGACGAAGCTGCAGATTCCTCCGCGCTGCTTCGTCGGGTCGAGGAGCTACAGCTCG AAAAAGATGAAAAACAGAATGCTTTGGAAGTATTAATACGTCGTGTTGAAGGGCTACAATATG AAATGGATGAAAAAGTGGATCTTGTTGAAGTGTTAACTCATCGAGTTGAAGAActccagcgag AACGTGATGAGCTCAGAAAAGATATTGAGCAATTATGTATGCAACAAGCTGGGCCTGGTTATGTTTCCGTTGCAACTCGAATGCTTTCTCAGAG GACAGCCACTTTGGAACAAGATGTTGAGAACCTCCAGAAGAAGTTAAATGGTTGCTTAAGAGAGAATCAAAATTTACAAGAGGAGCTTGCTGAAGCCTATCGAGTTAAG AGCCAGCTTGCTGAGTTACATGGTGCTGAGCTATCAAAG AACAAGGATCTTGAAAAGCAAGTAAGGTTTTTCCAGTGCAGTGTTGCTCAAGCGTTTTCTGAACGGGACAGTTCATTAATGGAG TGTGAGAAAGCGAAAGAGCAGGAGGAAGCAGTTTTGAAAAAGTTTGCTGACTTTGAGGAAAG GACGAGAGAATATCAATCTGCAATTGATGATCAGAAACACTTAAATGATGACTTGCAGAGGAAATTGACAGAACTGAAGGCAGAGACAGAATCTTCAATGAAA GTTATTTTAAAATTCTATGACCTTCGTTGCAGAGACTGTGAATGTCCTTCAAACATTACTTTTGAAGAGAAGTGTTCGATCCTTCTAGATGATTCTGCTGATAATTGGAGTTTTAGCTCTGATGGTGGAACCTCAACTTTGAAGTACATT gCATCTCTAGAAGAGGAGAAAGAGTCACTTAAAGCTAAAATGGCGAAGCTTCAAAGCAATCTAAGGATG GGCCTTGAAATTGAACAGCATTTGCAAAGAAATGCAAGAATATTAGAGAAAAGACAG GCGCTGTATGATGGATTTCTGAGAAGTGGATTGTCAGAACTTCAAAAGTTCTACAAATATCAAAGGGCTGAAATCATGAAAACATTAGAAGAAGAATCCTCACGGCTGATCAAACTTGTTGCAGAAATTCAAGATAAGCTAAGTGAAATTTGCATCAACACTGAAGTTAGTGAACACCCTGGTGACGTAATGCAATGTTGTGACAGCAGTTGTAAAGATGTGCATGTTACTACAGATATCAGTCCTAGCACTTTCACAAGCCCTAAG TTGCATATGATGCAGAATGATTCTCCTGCCGATTCTAATTCCATATCATTTGATGAATCTAAAGCACTTGCACAAGCCTTACAGGAGAAG ATGGAAGCGCTTATGCTATTCTCACAGGAACAAGAAAGATACCTATTAGAAAAACAGAAAGACCAAATTGTCATTGAGGATCTTCAGAAGAAGTTATCTCAA GTTAAAGATGAAAAGGTGAAGGTCCTGATGGAATTAGCAAAACTTAAAGAAGAATATCTGCAGTTGAAGGG CAGCTCTGCTGTGAAGGAAGGTCATGGTCCTGGTGATTCATCAAAAGCCATTACTGGGCATGACCAACAAGGGATGTTGAAAACTATGCTGAAGAGGACGTCCTTAAGACACTGGATGAGAAGCAGTAATGTTGGGCATGGGAGCTCTGATGGAAATGATCATATAGTTTGCAAAGAGCACTCAGTGGATATTGCAAG ATTAAGAGTTGAAAATGCCACACTTCTTGAAGGTGTTGGTACTGTGGAACGCCTCACTTCTTCAGTGCATAGACTGCATATTGTGCTTTTGAAG GCGAATGATGATGTCAAATCCGCTGGTTCTCTGGAGAGTACCTTTGAAGCTTTGAACAGTCTTATAACTGAAGCAAACCTTATGAAGACAGCTCTTAGCACGGTTCTTCCTGTAAGCTGGTCCGGGGATTCATCAGATGCAATTACCTATGAAGCTCTGTGTGATCCATCTGATTCACCAAAATCAAAGTCTGAGAAAGTAGACCCTCTTTCTTTCGCGGGCATGGAGATGGTGGAACTACTAATATTTGCAGCTGAGGTTCTCAAGGAGAGCTTTCTGATGAAGAAATAA